Proteins encoded in a region of the Alphaproteobacteria bacterium genome:
- a CDS encoding FAD-binding protein, producing MNGASETFDVIVIGFGYAGGIAAIEAHDAGASVLLLEKQPDPGGISICSAGGLRIAKNAQAAFTYLVKTNGGTAPEQVLRTLAEGMTGLAEYIRELAAPTGATVSVRDHAANYPLPGYDTFGFVYIEDFPGLDPAHDFPSVRGSAEGARLFKVVLEGVRRRKGIEIRLRSPAERILRGHGGIQGVVVGGKTVFARCGVVLACGGFEADTEMQRQFWQIKPVLSAAVRSNTGDGIRMAQEVGAGLWHMWHFHGSYGFRHPDRHYPFGIRLKRLPDWIPGKGLRNNVTMTWILVDRSGKRFMNEYDPYMQDTGHRPMETFNPTIQDYPRVPSILIVDAEGRKRYPLAAPTWHDVEVAERYRGSNGIDLDDKILTKVASIDELARVFNLEPLELRTTIAEWNSSCAAGRDARFGRPPNSMIPLNTSPYFAALVWPIVSNTQGGPVHDEEQRVLDAFGCPIPRLFAVGECGSVFGHLYMSGGNLAECFIGGRIAGRGAARNVE from the coding sequence ATGAACGGCGCAAGCGAGACCTTCGACGTTATAGTTATCGGCTTCGGCTATGCCGGCGGAATTGCCGCGATCGAGGCGCACGATGCTGGCGCTTCGGTCCTGTTGCTCGAGAAGCAGCCAGACCCTGGCGGAATTTCGATTTGCTCCGCCGGCGGGTTGCGAATTGCCAAAAATGCCCAGGCAGCATTCACATATCTCGTAAAGACGAATGGCGGCACTGCCCCAGAGCAGGTGTTACGCACCCTCGCCGAGGGCATGACTGGTCTCGCCGAATACATTCGAGAGCTGGCTGCGCCGACGGGCGCTACGGTCAGTGTGCGCGATCACGCCGCGAACTATCCGCTGCCGGGCTACGATACGTTTGGCTTTGTCTACATCGAGGATTTTCCAGGCCTCGACCCGGCACACGACTTTCCGTCGGTAAGAGGCTCCGCCGAGGGAGCTCGCCTCTTTAAGGTGGTGTTGGAGGGTGTGCGGCGGCGTAAAGGCATAGAGATTCGCCTCAGATCGCCGGCGGAACGAATTCTGCGTGGCCATGGCGGCATACAAGGAGTCGTCGTGGGCGGCAAGACCGTATTCGCCCGCTGCGGTGTCGTATTGGCTTGCGGCGGATTTGAGGCCGATACGGAAATGCAGCGCCAGTTCTGGCAGATTAAGCCCGTTTTGAGTGCCGCCGTACGCAGCAACACTGGCGATGGCATTCGGATGGCACAGGAGGTCGGGGCCGGACTATGGCATATGTGGCATTTCCATGGTTCCTACGGTTTTCGACATCCCGACCGCCACTACCCCTTTGGCATCCGTCTCAAACGGCTTCCCGATTGGATACCGGGGAAGGGTCTGCGTAACAATGTGACGATGACCTGGATTCTGGTTGACCGGTCCGGCAAGCGCTTCATGAACGAGTATGATCCGTATATGCAGGACACGGGACACAGGCCGATGGAAACGTTCAATCCGACGATTCAGGATTATCCTCGCGTTCCGTCGATTCTGATCGTCGACGCTGAAGGCCGCAAACGATACCCCCTTGCGGCGCCGACCTGGCACGATGTCGAGGTGGCAGAGCGGTACCGCGGTTCCAACGGCATTGACCTCGACGACAAAATCCTCACAAAGGTCGCGAGCATCGACGAGCTGGCTCGGGTGTTCAATCTCGAGCCGTTGGAACTTCGCACCACCATCGCGGAATGGAATTCGAGTTGTGCGGCGGGACGAGACGCTCGATTCGGACGGCCACCAAACAGCATGATTCCTCTTAACACATCGCCATATTTTGCAGCGCTCGTCTGGCCGATCGTATCGAATACACAGGGTGGCCCCGTTCATGACGAAGAGCAACGCGTGCTCGACGCATTTGGCTGCCCTATCCCGCGCCTCTTCGCTGTCGGCGAGTGCGGGAGTGTGTTCGGGCACCTCTATATGTCCGGCGGCAACCTTGCCGAATGCTTCATTGGAGGGCGCATCGCGGGACGAGGTGCCGCGCGTAACGTTGAATGA
- a CDS encoding efflux RND transporter periplasmic adaptor subunit — protein MWKFAAGGVQMWKLALGAAAAAILLGGAVVMVWRLSLAADVPPSASPAELPGIPITAGTVVAADVPILLRGVGTVQAYNTVAIKSRVDGQILRVDFKEGQEVKEGTALFQIDPRPFEAALQKAQATLESDKAQALRADLDLKRFAELAQKDFAPQQQYEQARATATVAHASILADEAAIDQAKLSLEYCQIRSPIDGRVGARLVDKGNLVHGTDNTTLVNITEIKPIFVSFTLPQNTLDEVRRQQDISPLAVAAVAGDSETTLAEGKLTLIDNMVDPATGTIHLKARFDNQDERLWPGEFVNVRVVLSVRRQVPTVPERTVLEGANGRFVYVIKPDNTVERRAVEVAEVENGKAVIAKGLEPGERVVVEGQYGLDNGGRITILPAGKAGATD, from the coding sequence ATGTGGAAGTTCGCGGCCGGGGGCGTTCAAATGTGGAAGCTCGCGCTCGGGGCGGCCGCGGCTGCCATTCTTCTCGGCGGTGCGGTCGTCATGGTGTGGCGGCTGAGCCTTGCGGCCGATGTGCCACCCTCGGCGAGTCCAGCGGAGCTACCGGGCATCCCGATCACTGCCGGGACCGTCGTCGCGGCCGACGTGCCGATCCTACTGCGCGGCGTCGGCACGGTGCAGGCTTACAACACGGTGGCGATCAAGAGCCGCGTCGACGGCCAGATTCTCAGGGTCGATTTCAAGGAGGGCCAGGAAGTCAAGGAAGGCACGGCGCTGTTCCAGATCGACCCGCGCCCCTTCGAGGCGGCACTTCAGAAGGCGCAAGCGACCCTTGAGAGCGACAAGGCCCAAGCGCTGCGCGCCGACCTCGATCTCAAGCGCTTTGCCGAGCTTGCCCAGAAAGATTTCGCACCCCAGCAGCAATATGAACAAGCACGCGCAACCGCCACCGTCGCCCACGCAAGCATCCTGGCCGACGAGGCAGCGATCGACCAAGCCAAGCTCAGCCTCGAATATTGCCAGATCCGCTCGCCGATCGATGGCCGGGTCGGCGCGCGGCTCGTCGACAAGGGCAATCTGGTGCACGGGACCGACAACACGACGCTCGTCAACATCACCGAGATCAAGCCGATCTTCGTCAGCTTTACGTTGCCGCAGAACACCCTCGACGAGGTTCGCCGCCAGCAGGACATATCGCCGCTCGCGGTCGCTGCGGTCGCCGGCGACAGCGAGACCACGCTCGCCGAGGGGAAGCTGACGTTGATCGACAACATGGTCGACCCGGCTACCGGCACGATCCACCTCAAGGCGCGGTTCGACAACCAGGACGAGCGGCTGTGGCCTGGCGAATTCGTCAACGTCCGGGTCGTGCTGTCGGTGCGCCGCCAAGTTCCGACGGTTCCGGAGCGGACCGTTCTCGAAGGGGCGAACGGGCGCTTCGTCTACGTCATCAAGCCGGACAACACCGTCGAGCGGCGCGCCGTCGAGGTCGCCGAGGTGGAGAACGGGAAAGCCGTCATCGCCAAGGGCCTCGAGCCCGGCGAGCGGGTGGTCGTCGAGGGCCAGTACGGGCTCGACAACGGCGGCAGGATCACAATTTTGCCCGCCGGCAAAGCGGGCGCGACCGACTGA
- a CDS encoding efflux RND transporter permease subunit translates to MSISEPFIRRPIATSLLMLGVMVFGVGAYNLLPVAAVPNVDFPTILVTAQYPGANPSTMASAVATPLEQQFIGISDLSEMTSWSGVGVTSITLQFNLSRNIDAAAGDVQQAINAASGLLPQDMPSPPTYYKENPANFSILVYAIHSDALPPYKIDDYATIVAHQLSTQSGVGQVFVFGSKPYAARVQINPASLAAKGLGLEDVRNALVAATVNRPKGAIEGPDQSIALDTNDQLYNAAQYANVIIAYKNGAPVYIKDVGDVINSVQNNRLVSWFGDQRAEGIAIEKEPGANTIDVVDRIKAVLPKLEKSLPPAVHVDLMSDRSQTTRASVHDVKFTMMLTIGLVIVVIFLFLRTLWATVIPSLAVPLSLFATFGVMYVGGYSIDNISLMGLTISVGFIVDDAIVMIENIVRYIEQGMRPFDAALKGAGQIGFTIISITLSLIAVFIPLFFMGGIIGRLFREFAVTVAVAVVASAAISLTLTPVMCSIFLTRKGLHPKGRFNRGSERVYQAALSAYDRGLKFIFRHQLSALVATLLLMAATGYLYANMPKGFFPQQDTGFIFGELDIREDASVAQTDKIRREVVDIVMHDPGVQGVFSYAGATPYNPAENTARIFWGLKPYDERADTAEQIIQRLDNKVAGIEGAKFFMQVPQNITVGGRLSRTQYQYTLTDTNVDELNHWAPIIEAGMKKLPELQLVASDQQIAAAHLAIDVDRDAAYRLGLSANLIDQTLYDAFGQRQVATIYTATNQYKVVLEVQPQFQKDPNLLSKIYVSSPSGAQVPLGSFAHFTRKTEPLLISHQGIFPAVTLSFNLAPGVALGQAVSAIQATTERLRAPPTLNASFQGTAQAFQASLSSMPLLLAAAILVVYIVLGILYESYIHPITILSALPSAGVGALLLLMLLHYELSVIAIVGIILLIGIVKKNAIMMIDFALQAERIEHKSPQEAIHQACLLRFRPIMMTTFAALFGAMPIAFGSGGGAELRQPLGVAIIGGLLVSQWLTLYTTPVIYLYLERLSRRLGSAYRPSRVADALGGGALARERHGAE, encoded by the coding sequence ATGAGCATTTCCGAACCTTTCATCCGCCGCCCGATCGCGACCTCGCTGCTGATGCTGGGGGTGATGGTGTTCGGCGTCGGGGCCTATAATCTGCTGCCGGTGGCGGCGGTGCCCAATGTCGATTTCCCGACGATCCTCGTCACCGCACAGTATCCCGGCGCCAATCCCAGCACGATGGCTTCGGCAGTCGCAACGCCGCTCGAACAGCAATTCATCGGGATTTCGGATCTGAGCGAGATGACATCGTGGAGTGGTGTTGGCGTCACCTCAATCACGCTGCAATTCAACCTGAGCCGTAATATCGATGCCGCGGCAGGGGACGTGCAGCAGGCGATCAATGCGGCCAGCGGCCTGTTGCCCCAGGACATGCCGAGCCCGCCGACTTACTACAAGGAGAATCCGGCCAACTTTTCCATCTTGGTCTACGCCATCCATTCCGACGCGCTGCCGCCCTACAAGATCGACGATTACGCCACCATCGTCGCGCACCAGCTATCGACCCAGTCCGGGGTCGGGCAGGTCTTTGTCTTCGGCTCGAAGCCTTATGCCGCCCGCGTCCAGATCAACCCGGCGTCGCTCGCCGCCAAGGGGCTGGGGCTCGAGGATGTCCGCAACGCCCTTGTCGCGGCAACCGTCAACCGGCCGAAGGGCGCAATCGAGGGCCCGGATCAGTCGATCGCGCTCGATACCAACGACCAGCTCTACAACGCCGCGCAATACGCCAATGTCATCATCGCCTACAAGAACGGTGCGCCGGTGTACATCAAGGATGTCGGCGACGTCATCAACTCGGTGCAGAACAATCGACTTGTCTCGTGGTTCGGCGACCAGCGGGCGGAGGGCATCGCCATCGAGAAGGAGCCGGGCGCCAACACCATCGACGTGGTAGACCGGATCAAGGCAGTGTTGCCCAAGCTCGAGAAGTCGCTGCCGCCGGCCGTGCACGTCGACCTGATGTCAGACCGCTCGCAGACGACCCGTGCCTCCGTCCACGACGTGAAATTCACGATGATGCTGACGATCGGTCTCGTCATCGTCGTGATCTTCCTGTTTTTGCGGACCTTGTGGGCGACGGTGATCCCGAGTCTGGCGGTGCCGCTGTCGCTGTTTGCCACATTCGGCGTCATGTATGTCGGCGGTTACAGCATCGACAATATTTCGTTGATGGGCTTGACGATTTCGGTCGGCTTTATCGTCGACGATGCGATCGTCATGATCGAAAACATCGTTCGCTATATCGAACAGGGGATGCGGCCGTTCGATGCAGCACTCAAAGGTGCCGGGCAGATCGGCTTTACGATTATTTCGATCACCCTTTCGCTGATCGCGGTGTTCATACCGCTGTTTTTCATGGGCGGCATCATCGGCCGGCTGTTCCGTGAATTTGCCGTGACGGTCGCGGTCGCGGTCGTCGCTTCGGCGGCGATATCGCTGACGCTCACGCCGGTGATGTGCTCCATATTTCTAACTCGCAAGGGGCTGCACCCCAAAGGCCGCTTCAATCGCGGCTCCGAGCGCGTTTACCAGGCCGCACTCAGCGCCTACGACCGCGGCCTCAAATTCATCTTCCGCCACCAATTGTCGGCGCTAGTGGCGACGCTCTTGCTGATGGCCGCCACCGGTTACCTTTATGCCAACATGCCGAAGGGCTTTTTCCCGCAGCAGGATACCGGGTTCATTTTCGGCGAGCTCGACATTCGCGAGGACGCTTCGGTTGCGCAGACCGACAAGATCCGGCGGGAGGTCGTCGATATCGTGATGCATGACCCCGGCGTCCAGGGTGTCTTCTCCTACGCCGGCGCCACGCCATACAATCCCGCCGAGAATACGGCACGCATCTTTTGGGGATTGAAGCCCTATGACGAACGCGCCGACACCGCAGAGCAGATCATCCAGCGGTTGGACAATAAGGTGGCCGGCATCGAGGGCGCCAAATTCTTCATGCAAGTGCCGCAGAACATTACCGTTGGCGGCCGGCTCTCCCGCACCCAATACCAATATACGCTGACCGACACCAATGTCGATGAACTCAACCACTGGGCGCCGATCATCGAAGCCGGCATGAAGAAGCTGCCGGAGTTGCAGCTCGTCGCGTCCGATCAGCAGATTGCCGCGGCGCACCTGGCGATCGATGTCGACCGTGACGCCGCCTATCGTCTCGGGTTGTCCGCCAATCTGATCGACCAGACCCTTTACGATGCTTTCGGCCAGCGGCAGGTCGCGACGATCTATACCGCGACCAATCAATACAAAGTCGTGCTCGAAGTGCAACCGCAGTTCCAGAAAGATCCAAACCTGCTGTCGAAAATTTACGTGTCCAGCCCCTCCGGCGCGCAGGTGCCGCTCGGCAGCTTCGCCCATTTCACCCGCAAGACCGAACCGCTGCTGATCAGCCACCAGGGCATCTTCCCGGCGGTGACGCTGTCGTTCAATCTGGCGCCCGGCGTGGCGCTCGGACAGGCGGTAAGCGCCATCCAGGCCACGACCGAACGCCTGCGCGCGCCGCCAACGTTGAATGCCTCGTTCCAGGGGACGGCGCAGGCCTTCCAGGCCTCGCTGTCATCGATGCCGCTGTTGCTGGCCGCGGCGATCCTCGTCGTTTATATCGTCCTTGGCATCCTGTACGAAAGCTACATCCACCCGATTACGATCCTTTCGGCGCTACCTTCGGCGGGCGTCGGTGCTCTGTTGCTTTTGATGCTGCTGCATTACGAGCTATCGGTGATCGCGATCGTCGGCATCATCCTGTTGATCGGCATCGTCAAAAAGAATGCGATCATGATGATCGACTTCGCGTTGCAGGCCGAGCGCATCGAACACAAGAGTCCGCAGGAGGCGATCCACCAAGCGTGTCTCTTGCGCTTCCGGCCGATCATGATGACCACCTTTGCGGCTTTGTTCGGCGCAATGCCCATCGCCTTTGGCAGCGGCGGGGGTGCTGAACTGCGCCAGCCGCTCGGCGTCGCGATCATCGGTGGGCTGTTGGTGTCGCAATGGCTGACGCTGTACACGACGCCGGTCATCTATCTCTACCTCGAACGGCTGTCGCGCCGGCTGGGCAGCGCTTACCGGCCGTCGCGAGTGGCGGACGCATTGGGCGGCGGGGCGCTAGCGAGAGAACGGCATGGGGCGGAATAA
- a CDS encoding glycoside hydrolase domain-containing protein, translating into MPRGFDTTHDITQLAADIKAQNYDFVARYLSQSHWKVIGTGEAAAIAEAGLGLVLVYEDGPTTSSYFSFGRGQADGIRAAQQVQILGAPAGTALYFSVDYDASTNEISEPITQYFNGVAGALKSYAASNGIVYRVGVYGSGATCSAITAIRLAECGWLAQSTGWSGHDTYSGWSIRQGMPTIIAGLSVDPDDAIGDFGVIPPVRR; encoded by the coding sequence ATGCCAAGAGGCTTTGATACGACGCACGACATCACGCAGCTAGCTGCTGATATCAAGGCGCAAAACTATGACTTCGTCGCACGCTACCTCAGCCAGTCGCACTGGAAAGTCATTGGCACTGGCGAGGCAGCCGCGATTGCTGAAGCGGGATTGGGGCTTGTGCTGGTCTACGAAGATGGGCCAACGACCTCTAGTTATTTTTCGTTCGGCCGGGGGCAGGCCGACGGTATCCGAGCCGCACAACAAGTCCAAATTCTCGGCGCGCCCGCAGGGACCGCACTTTATTTTTCGGTTGACTACGACGCTTCCACAAATGAGATCAGCGAACCCATTACGCAATATTTCAACGGCGTCGCTGGCGCTTTGAAATCATATGCGGCCTCGAACGGCATCGTGTATCGCGTTGGGGTCTATGGTTCCGGTGCAACTTGTAGCGCAATCACAGCCATCCGACTTGCTGAGTGCGGCTGGTTGGCCCAATCGACAGGCTGGAGCGGCCACGACACATATAGCGGCTGGTCCATCCGCCAAGGCATGCCCACCATAATCGCTGGCCTTTCGGTCGACCCTGACGACGCCATCGGCGACTTTGGGGTCATCCCCCCCGTTCGGCGGTAA
- a CDS encoding alpha/beta hydrolase, with protein sequence MAGILFATNRQQLPATGAGLPAFGDDALPPNPNNLLCATATVQGIDITKPSSGNIAAMTPISQGAFAAGDIDPLITSKNDILVFVHGAANSFSDAITRAAYNQAWLAAAGLPSASSNFDLICFTWPARSYAFWNIVGDFVDYRHDQDEAQKSAYHFGIFLDQLHALGQRIGNRRLNLLCHSMGNYMLGGAVEQWFSNKATPPPPLFDEIVLAAADEIASSFSTPNGGRLSNLWRLGREITVYYNNDDVLMHVSHIANQNFRLGYDGPPNKADKHFFSPNVYEFVDCTGVNDFISPLSDAPDRSHQYYRQSPKVRADIAAGLAGLMPVRPKYDPIANVYSLFP encoded by the coding sequence GTGGCGGGCATTCTTTTTGCGACCAATCGGCAACAGCTTCCCGCTACAGGTGCAGGGCTACCTGCGTTTGGCGACGACGCGCTGCCACCCAACCCGAATAACCTTCTTTGTGCGACGGCGACGGTCCAAGGGATCGATATCACGAAGCCATCAAGTGGCAATATCGCCGCGATGACACCGATTTCCCAAGGCGCCTTCGCAGCCGGAGACATCGACCCGCTCATAACGTCAAAAAACGACATTCTGGTTTTTGTTCATGGCGCCGCCAACAGCTTTAGTGATGCGATAACGCGCGCTGCCTATAATCAGGCTTGGCTTGCGGCTGCCGGCCTGCCGAGTGCGAGCAGCAATTTTGACTTGATCTGCTTCACTTGGCCAGCGCGGTCTTATGCATTTTGGAATATCGTCGGCGACTTTGTAGATTACCGACACGATCAAGACGAGGCGCAAAAATCGGCGTATCACTTCGGAATTTTTCTGGATCAGTTGCATGCGCTAGGTCAGCGCATCGGAAACCGTCGACTAAATCTTCTCTGCCACAGTATGGGAAACTATATGCTCGGTGGTGCCGTTGAGCAGTGGTTTTCAAACAAGGCCACGCCTCCACCGCCGCTATTTGACGAGATCGTACTGGCGGCCGCAGATGAAATAGCTAGCAGCTTCAGTACGCCAAATGGCGGCCGTCTTTCAAATCTATGGCGACTCGGACGGGAGATCACCGTTTACTATAACAACGACGATGTATTGATGCACGTTAGCCACATCGCAAATCAGAATTTCCGGCTTGGCTATGATGGCCCGCCAAACAAGGCCGACAAACACTTCTTCTCGCCGAACGTCTACGAATTTGTCGATTGTACCGGCGTCAATGACTTTATTAGCCCCTTGAGCGACGCACCCGACCGCTCGCACCAGTATTATCGCCAATCGCCGAAGGTAAGGGCGGATATCGCGGCAGGCTTAGCCGGCCTCATGCCCGTACGGCCAAAATACGACCCAATCGCGAATGTCTATTCTCTCTTTCCATAG
- a CDS encoding ABC transporter substrate binding protein codes for MSYGPDLDESFDRVAALVDRILKGAKPAELPCEEPTLFRFALNLKTAKSIDIDVSPSLVARADEVIE; via the coding sequence ATGTCCTACGGACCGGATCTCGATGAGAGTTTTGACCGCGTGGCAGCCCTTGTCGACCGCATTCTCAAAGGAGCCAAGCCCGCGGAGTTGCCATGCGAAGAACCAACGCTCTTCCGTTTTGCCCTCAACCTGAAGACAGCCAAGTCAATCGACATCGATGTCTCGCCGTCACTGGTCGCGCGTGCCGACGAGGTTATTGAATAA
- the rplU gene encoding 50S ribosomal protein L21, with product MYAVVKTGGKQYRVTAGDVIRVEKLAVEAGSFIELKDVLMLAAEGATTQIGTPRIEGAVVTASVLEQLRDDTVIVFKKKRRHNYRRKNGHRQHLTVLRIAEIVAPGAERKVAASDVKPARPKKVAPPAPPPVVAPDAEPAPEQTSAKKQPVKAKAKSESPAKAEAAPKPRAKAASKAGAAKADAGKPAAKKAAKGKKKSEE from the coding sequence ATGTACGCAGTCGTAAAGACCGGCGGTAAGCAGTATCGGGTTACCGCAGGCGATGTCATTCGCGTCGAGAAATTGGCCGTTGAGGCTGGCTCGTTCATCGAGCTCAAGGACGTGCTGATGCTCGCGGCCGAGGGTGCTACGACACAGATCGGCACCCCGCGCATCGAGGGTGCGGTCGTCACGGCCTCGGTACTCGAGCAACTTCGCGACGACACGGTGATCGTCTTCAAGAAGAAGCGCCGCCACAATTATCGGCGCAAGAACGGCCATCGCCAGCATCTCACAGTCTTGCGCATCGCCGAGATCGTGGCCCCCGGGGCCGAACGCAAGGTGGCGGCATCCGACGTGAAGCCAGCTCGCCCCAAGAAAGTCGCCCCACCGGCACCTCCACCGGTCGTGGCACCCGATGCAGAGCCCGCACCGGAGCAGACGAGCGCTAAAAAGCAGCCTGTGAAGGCGAAGGCAAAATCCGAATCGCCCGCGAAGGCTGAGGCAGCGCCGAAGCCTCGCGCTAAGGCAGCGTCCAAGGCAGGGGCGGCCAAGGCGGATGCCGGCAAGCCGGCCGCGAAGAAGGCCGCCAAGGGCAAGAAGAAGTCCGAGGAGTAA
- the rpmA gene encoding 50S ribosomal protein L27: MAHKKAGGSSRNGRDTAGRRLGVKKFGGEIVVPGNILVRQRGTKFHPGKNVGMGRDHTLFSLTEGHVEFRESAGGRTYISVKPAS, from the coding sequence ATGGCACACAAGAAAGCAGGCGGCAGCTCCCGCAACGGCCGCGATACCGCGGGCCGGCGGCTTGGCGTGAAGAAGTTCGGCGGCGAGATCGTGGTCCCCGGCAACATCCTCGTGCGCCAGCGCGGCACCAAGTTCCACCCTGGCAAGAACGTCGGCATGGGCCGCGACCACACACTTTTCTCGCTGACTGAAGGTCATGTCGAGTTCCGTGAGAGTGCTGGCGGTCGCACCTATATCTCCGTGAAGCCGGCAAGCTGA
- the obgE gene encoding GTPase ObgE, whose protein sequence is MKFLDEAKVFVKSGDGGPGCVAFRREKFIEFGGPDGGDGGRGGDVAAVAVDGLNTLIDYRYRQHFKAPRGMPGSGQNRTGASGSEVVLRVPVGTQIFEDGRETLLADFTAIGQRVILCKGGEGGFGNAHYKSSTNRAPRRADPGWPGEERWIWLRLKLIADAGLVGLPNAGKSTFLAAVSRAKPKIADYPFTTLTPQLGVVRFGEAEFVLADIPGLIEGASEGRGRGTRFLGHVERCGVLLHLVDGTLKDVKAAYRTVRQELKHYGGGLDRKPEIVALNKCDALTPEEIKTKKAALGRVSKRKAVAISAVGGTGVKEVLGLLLNEVEEHRTSLSAKEKTANEAVPAIEDVEP, encoded by the coding sequence ATGAAGTTCCTCGATGAAGCAAAGGTCTTTGTGAAAAGCGGGGACGGCGGACCCGGCTGCGTCGCGTTCCGGCGCGAAAAATTCATCGAGTTCGGTGGACCGGATGGCGGCGATGGTGGTCGCGGGGGCGACGTCGCCGCCGTCGCGGTCGACGGACTCAACACGCTCATCGACTACCGCTACCGCCAGCACTTCAAGGCCCCGCGCGGCATGCCTGGATCGGGGCAGAACCGCACGGGTGCGTCGGGAAGCGAGGTCGTCCTGCGCGTCCCGGTCGGAACTCAAATATTCGAGGACGGCAGGGAAACCCTCCTTGCCGACTTCACCGCAATCGGCCAGCGCGTCATCCTCTGCAAAGGCGGGGAAGGTGGTTTCGGCAATGCCCACTATAAAAGTTCAACGAACCGGGCGCCGCGCCGGGCCGATCCAGGCTGGCCGGGTGAGGAACGCTGGATCTGGCTGCGCCTGAAGCTCATTGCGGACGCAGGGCTCGTCGGCTTGCCGAACGCGGGCAAGTCCACCTTCCTCGCCGCAGTGTCGCGTGCAAAGCCTAAGATTGCGGACTATCCCTTCACCACCTTGACGCCACAATTAGGTGTGGTGCGCTTCGGAGAGGCGGAATTCGTACTCGCCGATATACCGGGCCTTATTGAGGGTGCGTCCGAAGGGCGGGGCCGCGGCACGCGATTTCTCGGCCATGTCGAGCGCTGCGGTGTCCTGCTTCATCTCGTGGACGGCACACTCAAGGACGTGAAGGCCGCCTATCGCACCGTGCGTCAGGAACTCAAACATTATGGCGGCGGCCTTGATCGGAAACCCGAGATCGTCGCTCTCAACAAGTGCGATGCACTCACACCAGAGGAGATCAAGACCAAGAAGGCGGCCCTCGGGCGCGTTTCAAAGCGCAAGGCCGTGGCTATTTCGGCGGTCGGCGGCACGGGTGTGAAGGAGGTGCTTGGCCTGCTATTGAACGAGGTCGAAGAGCATCGCACTTCGCTCTCTGCGAAAGAAAAAACGGCCAACGAAGCAGTCCCCGCGATTGAAGACGTCGAGCCGTGA
- the proB gene encoding glutamate 5-kinase: protein MTEAKSPRLEDAKRLVVKIGSALLVDEDTGKLRRAWLDSLADDVARMRARGQEVLIVSSGAIALGRHQLAITGRKRKLTLEEKQAAASVGQIGLAHAYQESFARHGRAISQILVTLRDTEEWRRHLNARNTLGTLLRLGAIPVINENDTVATEEIRFGDNDRLAARVAQMISADTLILLSDIDGLYEADPRRKPDAAHIALVEKITDAVEAMAGSARLGYSSGGMVTKLAAARIATGAGARMAIALGRQAHPLAALEDGARCTWFLPSTSPLTARRQLIATALKPTGSVTVDAGAVRALEANKSLLPAGIVGVEGAFERGDAILVRDGAGREVARGLSAYSAADARRIMGHRSAEIEALLGYRGREELIHRDDLVLR from the coding sequence GTGACGGAGGCGAAGAGTCCTCGCCTCGAGGACGCCAAGCGCCTCGTGGTCAAGATCGGTTCGGCACTGCTCGTGGACGAGGACACCGGGAAGCTGCGGCGCGCCTGGCTCGACTCACTTGCCGACGACGTTGCGCGCATGCGGGCCCGCGGTCAGGAGGTCCTCATCGTTTCATCCGGCGCGATAGCCCTTGGCCGACACCAGCTTGCCATCACGGGCCGCAAGCGCAAATTGACCCTTGAAGAAAAACAGGCTGCTGCCTCGGTTGGGCAGATCGGCCTCGCTCATGCCTATCAGGAAAGCTTCGCGCGGCACGGCAGGGCGATCTCGCAAATCCTGGTGACCTTGCGCGACACGGAGGAATGGCGCCGGCATTTGAACGCGCGCAACACGCTCGGAACATTGTTGCGCCTCGGCGCCATTCCGGTGATCAACGAAAACGACACCGTCGCCACCGAGGAAATCCGCTTCGGCGACAACGACAGGCTGGCGGCACGGGTGGCACAGATGATCAGCGCCGACACGCTTATTCTCCTCTCCGACATCGACGGGCTCTACGAGGCGGACCCACGCCGTAAACCCGATGCAGCGCATATCGCCCTCGTGGAGAAGATCACCGACGCGGTCGAAGCCATGGCGGGCTCAGCGCGCCTTGGCTACAGCTCGGGCGGCATGGTGACCAAGCTTGCAGCCGCCAGGATCGCGACGGGTGCGGGTGCCCGCATGGCGATTGCGTTGGGGCGACAGGCGCACCCGCTCGCAGCCCTCGAAGACGGTGCTCGCTGCACGTGGTTCCTGCCCTCGACGAGCCCGCTCACCGCCCGGCGCCAGCTCATTGCGACCGCACTCAAGCCCACGGGCTCGGTCACAGTCGACGCCGGTGCCGTCAGGGCGCTCGAAGCCAACAAGAGCCTTCTCCCGGCGGGCATCGTCGGGGTCGAGGGTGCGTTCGAGCGCGGTGACGCCATTCTTGTGCGCGACGGTGCCGGTCGAGAAGTGGCGCGCGGCCTTTCGGCCTATTCAGCGGCCGATGCACGCCGCATCATGGGTCATAGGAGTGCTGAGATCGAGGCGCTTCTTGGCTATCGGGGCCGAGAGGAGCTTATCCATCGGGACGATCTCGTACTGCGTTGA